From Cygnus atratus isolate AKBS03 ecotype Queensland, Australia chromosome 1, CAtr_DNAZoo_HiC_assembly, whole genome shotgun sequence, the proteins below share one genomic window:
- the C1H21orf91 gene encoding protein EURL homolog translates to MNEEQFVSIDLDDDNVCSVCKLGTERETLSFCHVCFELNIEGVPKSDLLHTRSLRGHRDCFEKFHLIANQDCPRSKLAKSTYAEVKNILSKKINWIIQYAQNKDLDSDTESSKTSQHPFFNFRHQTDRKLLPQFDSPVPRYSAKWIDGNSGNISSCSQNLLEQRESSDFRLGMLQETGATFCCNNVLWSNHSQAQKPEKAESDSCTGVPHHRHPHYSREELNMMTPGELKQLNEKLLKQIQDVFEELTQQVQEKDSLASELNVRHIAIEQLLKNYSKLPCLQMGRAGMKTNVPI, encoded by the exons ATGAATGAGGAGCAGTTCGTCAGCATCGATCTGGACGATGACAACGTGTGCAGCGTCTGCAAGCTGGGCACCGAGAGGGAGACTCTGTCCTTCTGCCACGTCTGCTTCGAGCTCAACATCGAAG GAGTACCAAAGTCAGATCTTCTACATACAAGATCTTTAAGGGGCCACAGagactgctttgaaaaattcCACTTAATAGCAAATCAGGACTGTCCGCGGTCAAAGCTCGCTAAAAGTACATATGCAGAAGTAAAAAATATCTTGAGCAAAAAAATTAACTGGATCATACAGTATGCACAAAACAAGGATTTAGACTCTGACACTGAAAGCTCAAAAACATCCCAACACCCGTTTTTTAACTTCAGACATCAGACTGATAGAAAATTACTCCCACAGTTTGACTCCCCAGTACCTAGATACTCTGCAAAATGGATAGATGGAAATTCCGGAAACATCTCAAGCTGCTCACAAAATCTTTTAGAACAAAGAGAATCCTCTGATTTCAGACTTGGTATGTTACAAGAAACAGGTGCTACATTCTGCTGCAACAATGTTTTGTGGTCTAATCACAGCCAAGCccaaaaaccagaaaaagctgaaagtgATTCATGCACTGGTGTTCCTCATCACAGGCATCCTCATTACAGCAGGGAAGAAT TGAATATGATGACTCCTGGAGAGTTAAAGCAACTTAATGAAAAACTTCTCAAGCAAATCCAGG ATGTGTTTGAGGAGCTGACGCAGCAAGTCCAAGAAAAGGACTCTTTGGCCTCAGAACTGAATGTCCGTCACATTGCTAttgagcagctgctgaagaacTACTCCAAATTGCCATGTCTACAAATGGGCCGtgcaggaatgaaaacaaatgtccCCATATAA